The genomic stretch AGTTACTTATCAAAATGGTTGTGATTGCAAAGATATtacatttgaatatattttttctgtaaAAAGCTTATAAGTCAAATACTCATCTGTTGCATTGCCTTTTTTGCTGTGCAGGAACACCTTCTTTCAACACAGACCATCTACCGACATTTTTCAGCATCATTGCCCAGTTTAAAtcatttgttagaaaagtaatcaaagtagtCACAAGTAATGAGTTACATTACTTATTACGTTTTTACAAGGGGAgctagtaatctgtaacctattacattttaaaagtaaccttATCAACACTGGTTATCAGCCAGGACCACAGGAAAGCCATTTTCTCAGTGGCCACCCATGCAATTGCAGCGAAAAAATCCCCCAGGCCTTAAAATCATTTCCCCCCCAGACCACCACTGTAAAAGGGATGTCTGTGAGAATGGTGACAGGACGctttgaactgcaaacaaggtctattatgactctttctattctaAATCTTTGAGTTATGGTGGTTTTatgtttgtaaaactttcctcaagccgaGAAAAGCAATTTACAAATCGGTCACATCATcataatgtaaagtctatgagccgaGAATGAACTCATAGGCAGGGCCAGCAGGAGGAACAccactgtgcatattcagtgggctgcatactgTAAAAGTAAACCTTGAAGCTAGAAAACATTTTTGGCGTACGCGCCAGGCAAGCAACTCCGTTGGAATAAATAGGCACCTTCTTGGCAGCAAGCAACTCCGTTGGAATAAATAGGCACCTTCTTGGCATCCCGAATCTGGTTATTGCTAAAAACTGTTATCAGCCccataaatgttttttgttgggCTATGACCTCTAGTGGCCGTACTAATTATTGCAGGAGTGAGGGAGAAAGTCAGTTGTTGCAGTATTAAGAGTGACaaaagccctattcggacgggattagttttacatagggacGTGGgataaagtaataattaccagagattttagtcctGTCCCAATGTGCCGTGTCAGTAATTATTACCGcacgatgtcagtaaagattatcgcgacttttaccttctgtacaAGGGTCCCGGAaaattacctcaggtaatactaatcccgtgcgaatagaccagcagtaaatatgtgtgtagaTATTTCGTCATATCCTGTTGACAAGTGGTTTTTCGCGGACTTTCAGGCATGGAGGCTCTTGAAGAGGCATTCAGTTTTGCACTTCACAGTCGGACAAGTCCATGTGAAACCTCAGGTACTGTGGGCCTACGACGAACACGATTCAAAACCAAAAGAAGGTCGCAAGCACTTGTCCGAGGCACGGGACTTCTGATTGCTTTAGGTAAGTTAAGTATGCAATGCAGCAGGGCTATGTGGctaataaaaaaatgacaataaaatcaACCAGTAGGCTAATcaattcataataataataatgttttgcCTGGAAGGAGTGTGGTACGCACAGGAAGCGACGTCATACGCACATGACGACAGGAGGGGACAGCGGCgcgtgaatggatttacccctcccacttgtggtagttttactgatatttcttattcCGTGTGAACTGGCCATTAATATTACCgacgtcctgtggtaaagtgacattagcccacgtgcccatgtaaaactaatcccgtctgAATAGTGCTAAAGTCTCTGTTGGGAGGAGGTTGCATAAGACGGATGGgtcagtcaaacaaacacaggactttcacccaggaggccgctgtttgtgtctcattaacTTATTTCAACAGACCTTTGTAAATTCATCATGTCATGTCACAttacaaacatacttattttcaCCCAAACCATAAttgttttctaaacctaaccacaaccTTAGTTCTGTCAGACAACTCACGttttaaatgttcatttcaacagcagaacatagttAGAGTTTGGTGTCTAGACTCCAGCCTTATCACTCCTGGCAGATATGCTTACATGAGATATTAGAGAGTGATTATTAAATATCCCCCCCTTAGCCagagcctgcaggtggatgctggggtggaggtggggctgaaAGAGCAAGCACCAGTACTGTTGTAGAGCAGCAGCGGCATAGGCAGTGCAAAGGGAGAGCTGGGAAGATTTTTCAGCTTAAACAGCCCGCCAAATTGGGAGGGTGTGTTTGTAGATGACATATGGAGAGTGATGTATGacgtgtgtgtatgaatcagtgcatCAGCTGACTGCCTGAACAAGCTCGCAGGCATTGCTCCATTAAATCTAATGAAAGCGAAACCTAACAAAACTGCTCCAGATGACAACTGATAACGaccatttaatgggctgataacaaTTAGTAACTGTATTTGACTCACATAGTTTTTCTCAGcaactgtaactgattacatttatatttattttgtaatttaattagatttaactagttactccccaacactgctgATGATGGCCTTCTGAGCCTACATACCTACTAGTAGGTGTAGCAGCTCCCTCCAACTTATATCTATAAGGCTGATAACCACTGATAACAATCATTCAATCGAGTGATATCATTTCGAAGGGGTGTCTCTTTAGAGAGGTTTTTTTTGCCAgtgaaaaagctctaaaaaacTACCGTGCACTACCTGAtcaagacagacacagttagcaacCAGCTGCTGAACACAGTGAAGTATTCAGCGGCTAAAGAGCCAGAAAAAGTTCAGTTATTTAgtttaaactgtatttataaACCCTTTTTCATCGTGTGAAAAAGCAGCCATAACTTAGCCAGTGTGTGGCAAACACTGTTttgtatatatattaaaattatttcattaatactaaaaaaacacagtaaatatataatttctatgtacagaaaacagagaggaCAGAATAAAATCTGTCCCATCCTCAGATCTCGACTCAATAATTGCTGGGATCTTGAGAACCATAGAAAAAAACCCTGTGTTAGTACGTGACGGTCTACAGACTACGCTGTGACACTGCAGCAGGACGACTCCCAAACCTGTCGACAGGAGGAACCCCACTGTAGGTTCTCCCCGACAGCTATTCACAACGCAGCCTCATTTCTATCCTcgctcctctgtcctctgctcCCCGCTCCCTCACCAAGCCATCCATCATAAACCCTTGTTGTAGGTCACCACCTTGCaatctgttgccatggtgatttcAGGCTCTAGGCGAGACACCTCAAtctgcaaaaagaaaacaaaaagacggAAGGTAAATTCTAGCTCTGCGTCTCTCCGACTCTTTCAGCAGTCTGAGTTTTAATTCGAGGGGGGAGGAGACATCTGGAATAAGAGGTGAATATGAGCTTGTGGGCCGCGGCTGTGCATGTCAAGTGGTGTATATGTAATTTGAATTTCTTGCCAGCTGCTCTCCATCTGAGACCATCTGGCCTCAAATTAGCAGTGGAAGCAGTTGGACCGACATTTTACTGTACCTGAGACATCTGGGGGAACAGGCTGATGGCTACGGGCAGCGAGAGGCCGAAGGTAACCAGGCACACCAGGCTGTGGATGGGCAGCAACAATCTGCGGTTGCTCTGCAGGAATCGCAGCCTACACGAGTCAAGACAGTGATAAAAAGGAAACGTGAGCACGCTGTGTGGATCAATCCCAGATGACTAGGCTACTGGCAAGCCAGGAGTTATTTTTGGATCTGCAGAAAAGACATGGTGCAGATTTCGGGAAGCTGTTCTGCACAATTAGTGGGTGTGAGATTAATCTGTCTGCGTTAAAGTTCCAACTCTAGGTTTAATGAGCCAGACTGCACATATCGGTCTTTCTTCTTGTGTGTGAGACCACAGTAGGCTATATTAtcacatttcattcatttgttcatCTTAACATTCTCTTTGGCTGTGACCTACTACTGAATGAATGTATGAGAAGCACTTTGGGGCACAACATATGTCGGCTCTGCTTctgcacacagagaaacagtcagAGTATTTTTAGACCAGAGTCAAACAAACATTTCTGCCCTACAAAGACACGGAGCAATAACTCGAGAAAGGAGTtgagagaaaaaggaaattTGAGCCAAAGATGTAGAAAGTCCTTCAAACCTTTAGGATGCCGGGGGCTGAGTTATAGCTGTCATTACTTTTTGTCATGGTTGGATTTAGCTACTGCCTCATTTACAAACATGTATTACTGagatttcattcattcattttccgtaaccgctcatcctgttgggggtcacaggggctggagcctatcccagctgtcactgggtgagaggcggggtacactctggacaggtcaccagactatcacagggctgacacatagagacagacaaccattcacactcacattcacacatacggacaatttagagtcaccaattaacctgcatgtctttggactgtgggaggaagccggagcacctggagaaaacccacgctgatacagaagggctcccccaccccaggttcacaccccccaccctggattcGTACTGGgacccctcttgctgtgaagcaacaatgctaatcactgcaccactgtgccacccatTACTTATATTTTGAACCGTCAAATTTTATATTTCAGTTACAGGAAAGAGGAAATAAATTTAGCTAACACTAAATCACCAGGTAGCTTCACGTGTTAGCTTTGGTCTAGTTATTCAGTTTTGCTAACTTACACTCAGTTTACTGTGAGACTGTACATGTCTGAGGcataataatattttatttgataaaacAAATCTCAAGAGGTCACATTCTggtcttaaaggtccagtgtgtaggatttagtggcatctagcggtgaggttggagattgcaaccaactgaaacttcttccatgGGCCAAGCGTGAAGGAGAACAACAGCGGTCGATGCAAAAGGTGAGTGgaattctgggctactgtagaaacaatatgacagactctgtggaagaggacccgctcagtatatagatataaacgtctcttTTTAAGAAACCAAAACGCACCGGTTCTTACTTTCAGATGGTTATGAACAAATGAAaatatagttatgaatattatattccatttctgccaatatatccccctaactcccacacactggacctttaagtcatTATGTTCTGTGTTTGGCTGTTTAAGGGCAGAATCAAATAAAATGCTTCACAGTCCACAACTGCCTTCAAAAAACATTCATGAGTTattatattttggtatttttacaTCAGTTTCATGATGGTACGATGGGGTGAAAACCAGCTAAAGAAAAAACTAGATCACTAGACCATCTTGCAATGCGATCTGCgacttaaaacaaatgtgggcAAGGCAAGTAAAATTGGCATAGGGGGCAATGGTCCCTTCACTACTGCCTACCCACCCTTCCTTCTGTTTCATGACTAAATCTTGCACAATTATGACACTATTGcagtgacaaaatctgtccacagacagacatatataCACCcggcaaaatactcaaaatagcttctgtggtagttcatACTGCAGTGGGTTTCATcatgatgacacacaaatacacacacactgactcacaaGGTGAAATCAATACCAACAGCAGgtaaaaacatttctgtcacACAAAATTATGTTTGCTTTGCTCGTGTATCCTATGTTTTCTACTCTTTCTACTCTTTaagtatttaaaattaaattaaaaacaaagatcCCTTATTAATAGGACAgattacaaacacacattacatcGATTAAAGAGACGACCAGAAAAGTTGAGAACCATTACTGCagtctgtattttctttctgaCTAATGTCTCATTAATGCAAAGTAATAAGTACCCATACATGTCTGAATGTACCTGCATACAAAGACTAAATTAGAGGTGCTTTTAGGTACGTTTCTTTAGTTTGTTAAGTAGCCTAATGTTTAAGTGAAAATGAAGAAACTTGTTCCAGTTtctgaaatgtgaatattttctagtTGTTTTAGTCCTTGATGAAAGTAGACAGCTGGACTGTTGCTAGGAGAAAATAAGACATTAAAGATGTGTGCTCTGGCTCTGTGAAGTTATGATGggtatttttcatattttgacattttacagaccaaaaGATAATCAATTCATTAAGAAAACAATCAGTAGATTGATACTTGTAGTGTTAGATATTAAAAAAAGGCCGACTATAAACAGTATTTCTGTACAGACCTCTCCAGGTAGGACATGATGATGGGGGGCAGGACGAAGATCGGCATCGGGAGGACCACACGTGTGAAGGCGGTCTCCATGATCGCCTGGGGAAACGATGAGAACATTGTGCACATGCTTCATTTCAAATACTGCAGCGAGTTGGATTTAATTTTCCCTTTCATGAGATCAGATGTGTGCTGAGTGACAGCAGCGAGCAGGAAATTATGCATTTTCCCATTATCAGCCGCCATCACCTAAAAATGCaattcactaaaaaaaaacccacacagcaAGTGTATAAACACATTCAGTGCAGTCGAGTATCAAGTCTGCTGAGCATGCAAAAAAAGGCACTCACATGTCTCGCAGCAATTTTGGAGGATCCCACCACATTCCCGTTGTTGTCCAGAACATCGATTCCCTCAGAGAGCTCATTGTGTCTCATCAGGCCCACGTTACAGATGTTTGCACTGGCTGAGGACGCGGAGAGAAAAGCAGCTTTTATAATTTAATATGTGTCCACAAGACAAGATGCTGAAGATTTTACTGATCCCTGAAGGGAAATTGTGATGTTACAGTCATTTTGATGTAAAGAacagagaattataagaagttTGGATAGGAGTATAAAACagatgtatgtaaatataaagtaataaatacaataaaacagaaataaaaatgcacattatgctacaatgtttaacactagtacttaagatatTAAGAATAACATATTTCTTCACTGTGCTGAGTCTGtaagtgtgtaaaaataaacGACTATGTGCACTGTGCTCCATTACACTGTATAAACCTGTGTTACactcagaaatataaaatatatattatgctATAATGGTtactacaatatatacatcaatGGAATAAAGATAGAAATAAGAATAAACATAAGAAGTACGTACTGTTATGTGCATCatatgttaaataaatataaacattcaAGAGGTGTTAAAAATATTGGACAGTTGAATTATTGCACCAATTAttgcatgttttaaaaaaaaaaagtaataataattttacCTTAAGTCACTATCTCTGTAATTTGAGATTTAGAAGAATGAAAAATTTAAGAAGAAAAACTGACTCCAGCCACCAGAGGGCCACATTAGTAGACCTCTGTTGTAACTGGTACACGGGGTCCTTTGGAAACCTACCGACAGCTGGGAAGGGGACCAGTCTCTGAATTATCATTCTGGTGGCAGGACTCAGCTTGTTGGCCTTCTGAATCAGGACATTCAGTCCCACCTggtacacacaaacatgagtaGAAGAAACATAACAACAGGTTTGTCTTgaataaatcacacaaaaatgtattaaaacgAACAAATTTTGCTTTTGGTAAAAAACTTTTTGTTACAATGaggctgttgttaaatgcagacccttatgacttcaattcatcagtGAGATtctccatttttattttctttgttcaccagaggcatgcaagaaaaacaaagctttcttcaCAAAGCTCAACATAACATGGGGTCATTAACTGGAACACAAATGATCTATTGgtgggtgaggtattccttttCCTTCTCAAATCAAATTTTGGAGGATATAAACTACAGAAGAAACACACTCACTGCAATAGAAACAGCGCTGGTCACAGCTCCCACGTAGCCTTGAAGAAACTTTGATGTTGGCGTAGGCTgagggaggaaaataaattctgTGTCAAAGCTTTGTGTATGGTTTACTGTCTATAGTAAAATTTTGGAATTTAATGCCTTTAAATGGTCTTTTATTGCAGAAAAAATGTCTCGAagtgaaaaacacaacacattatattctattatggggataaattaataaaaaaatgaacaaatactgTCATTTTTTAGAGTTTTCTGAATAAATAGATGTGAATATCCACAGTACATACCTTTGTGGCATTACGGTTGGCGTAGTTGACACAGGCATTGTGACTCTGGTTCAGCCACTGTAGgacagaaggaaggaaagaagagtTAACGGTTAAAAGGAATGAACAAAGGATAGAAGGAGTAtggagggaggaaaggaaagCAGGACGAAAAGGAGTAGTGAAACACAAAGGGAAGGAAGGATAGATAAAGAGATATTCGGAGGCTTATTTGTTGCTTTATAAATCCATGGCACACAGAGAGAAGCAACCAGAGCAGCAGCACTTTATTTTACCATGTCCTTATCCCAGTGTAAACAGGTGGGAGAGCGTTGCATGTGCACAATAAAAGTGTGCTTACCAGATGTTCAGCATGTACAATAAATGCAATGGTTTTACAGTATGTTGTGTTTTACAGTACCTGCCATATAATGGTAGACACCACAGTCTGATTTGGGAGAAGAAGGCCAATGACCTAGATGAGACCAGGGAATAAGAGCTTATTTTCGGGGCAAAATAAGTCCAAAGTCTCATTTCATCTGTCCCCAAAACACGACCATGTACAGTAAATGGACGTCAGCACAGCCATGATTTAAAATGTATGAGTCTTATATGAGACTTACAATCGGTGTTCCAAATGGGACATAACCTGCACAGCGAAGAAATGATTTTCAGCgtagagaaaagaaaaatgaggacaaaatggaCGTAAGTTCACCAA from Epinephelus moara isolate mb chromosome 4, YSFRI_EMoa_1.0, whole genome shotgun sequence encodes the following:
- the sfxn5b gene encoding sideroflexin-5b; translation: MAESAACPAFQLGRPRYEQGSFLGRLRHFVDIIDPSTLFVSEKKLKECIKLLDDYKHGELPPGVSDLQLWEAQKIKQAIIHPDTGEKIFMPFRMSGYVPFGTPIVIGLLLPNQTVVSTIIWQWLNQSHNACVNYANRNATKPTPTSKFLQGYVGAVTSAVSIAVGLNVLIQKANKLSPATRMIIQRLVPFPAVASANICNVGLMRHNELSEGIDVLDNNGNVVGSSKIAARHAIMETAFTRVVLPMPIFVLPPIIMSYLERLRFLQSNRRLLLPIHSLVCLVTFGLSLPVAISLFPQMSQIEVSRLEPEITMATDCKVVTYNKGL